The genomic window GAGGAGGCCGGTAAACGCATGCTCGAACTGCGAAACGTCAACAAAAGTTACCGCATGGGCGATAGCGTGGTCTATGCGCTGCGCAATGTTTCGGTCACGGTCGAGAATGGTGACTTCGTCGCCATCATGGGCCCCTCCGGTTCCGGCAAGTCGACCCTGATGCACATCATGGGTCTTTTGGATGTGCCGGAGTCGGGATCCTATCTGGTCAACGGTCGTGAGGTTTCGCAGCTGGACGAGGATGATCTGGCTGTTCTCCGCAGGAAAGTGCTGGGCTTCATCTTTCAGCAGTTCAATCTTCTGCCGCGCATGACCGCTGCGCAGAACGTGGCGCTTCCGCTGTTTTATTCCGAAGGGAAATTGACCGCGGAAAAAGCCCACGAGGTGCTCGAAGCCGTGGGTCTTGGCACCCGCATGGAACATCGACCCAACGAACTCTCGGGGGGCCAGCAGCAGCGCGTGGCCATTGCCCGGTCCATGATCAACAAGCCTTTGATGGTGCTCGCCGATGAACCGACGGGAAACCTGGATTCGCGCAGTGAAAAGGAAATCATGGCCCTTCTGCGCAGCATGAACGAGCAGGGCATCACCGTGATCATGGTGACTCATGAAGACGAGATCGGTCAGCAGGCGCGGCGCCTCATCCGCATGCGCGATGGCGAGATCCAATCGGATGAAAGGCTCGCGCCCCTTCCCACGGTGAAAAATCCCCCGAGCCTGAGTGAAGCCGATACCCAGGGCGGCTCAGGCCTGGGCCACATCTGGCAGCATTTCGTGCAGGGCATCAAGACCCTCGCGGCCAACAAGGTGCGCACCAGTCTTTCCATGCTCGGCATCATGATCGGCGTCGCGGCCGTGGTTGCGATGCTGGCCTTGGGAAAAGGCGCGCAATCCGCGATTGAAAATCAGCTGTCATCTTTAGGTTCGAATCTTCTCGTGCTGCGCTCCGGCGCCTCGCGCGGACCGGGTGGTGCGATGTCCGAGGCCGGTGCCGTCACGCGCTTCACGGTCGAGGATGCGGAACTCATTCAAAAGCGCGTGCCCGGCGTGAATGTTGCGACGGCCAACGTCAATAGTCGCGGCCAGGTCACCTTCGGCAATAAGAACTGGTCCACGACGCTGACCGGCTGCTCGGAATCCTATGCGCGCATGCATGCGATGGTGCCCGATGTCGGGCGCTTTTTCACGGAAGAGGAGAATCAGCAAAGGGCCCGCGTCGCCGTCATCGGCCGAACGCTGGTGCGGGAACTCTTCGGCGGTCAGAATCCGATCGGCGAGATGATCAAGATCAACCGCATCAATTTTCAGGTCATCGGTCTTCTGCCGGAAAAAGGCGCCACGGGTTTTCAGGATCAGGATGATCGCATTCTGATTCCAGTGGAAACGGCCATGCATCGCGTCATGGGCAAGGAATATGTCGACTTCATCGAGATCGAGGTCACGAACGCCGACCAGATGGACGAAGTCCAGGACCGCACCCAGGAGCTGATGTACGCGCGCAAACGCGTTCCCCCATCCCGGCAGGAGGATGCCTTTACGATTCGCAATATGGCCGATATTCAGAACGCTCTGAGTGAAAGCACGCGGATCATGACCGTGCTCCTGTCCGTGATCGCGTCCATCTCGCTTTTGGTCGGCGGCATTGGAATCATGAACATCATGCTCGTATCAGTCACCGAACGCACGCGTGAGATTGGTCTGCGTAAAGCCATCGGGGCCCGACGCGCGGATATCCTCTGGCAGTTTCTGATCGAGTCGGTGGTGGTGAGCCTGGTCGGAGGCGTGGCCGGGATTGCTCTGGCTATCCTCATCACAGTGACCCTTTCGGCGGTATCGGGATGGAATACCACGATTACGCCTGCGTCCGTGACCCTCGCCTTCGTCTTCTCCGCGGGTGTGGGCATACTCTTCGGCATCTATCCGGCCCGTAAGGCCGCCCGATTGAATCCCATAGACGCCCTCCGCTACGAATAGCGAAGTTTGGCACATTTTATGGATAATTCCCCTGAGGCAGGCTGAATAGGGATTCAGCCGCCTCTTCGCGAGGGAATTCGAGCAGAAGTCCGATGACATCGCGCATCATCCAGCAAAGGACGTATTATGAAAGTCGAATTGAATTGGAAGGAAGGCTTGGCTTTTGATGTGAAAGCCGGTCTCAACACAGTGTCGATGGATGCCAAAGCGCCTTTGGGACGGGGCAAAGCGCCCTCCCCGAAGGAGCTGGTCGCGGCCGGGCTCGCGGGCTGCACCGCCATGGATGTGATGGCTTTTATGCGAAAACATAGGCAGGACGTCACCAGTTTTTCGATAGCCACGGACATCCAGACTTCGGACAAGGACGTGCATCCTGCGGTCTTCACTGCAGCCAAGCTCAACTTCTTTTTGGAAGGAAACGTCGATCCCGCGAAAGCGGTAGAGGCCGTGCAACTTTCACAGACCAAGGAGTGCGGCGTCAGCGCGATGCTGGTGAAGGCCTTCCCGATCACCTGGGAGGTTTTCGTGAATGGTCAATCCGTAGGCAGCGGCGAGGCTCGTTTCTAAAAATAATTCCAGCGAATAAAACGCACGACAGCGTTGGCGTGTATTTTCCCTCTTTTTGTTCGATAGTGCATTGAGAGGAGGGCATGCATGGAAATTAGTGAAGTGTTCCGTGACGAGCTGAACGAAGAATTCTCCCGACTTGAATTGATACTTTTGAGTCTCGAGAAAAAACCTGAAGCTGCACTCATGGAACAGGCCCAGCGCATCCTGCATAATATGAAGGGCTCGTCCCGGGTCGCCGGTTTCGAGGCCTGTGGACGCGTGATTCATTATCTTGAAACGCTGCTTCTGGATAAACCTCTGCCGCTGGTTCTGGAGACCATACTCTCTGGCATGGATTTGAGCCTCTCTCTTGCGGAACCCGAAGCCCATCCTGGCGAGGCGGATCGTTTTATTCAAAAACCCCTGCCCCTGGTGCCGCGGAAAAATGAGCCTCTGGCCCCGCAGGCACAGACCGCAGCGCAGCGGGACACGGCGCTCCGCGTGACGTCCTCGCAGAAAACGGGATTGGTCCTGCCGGAACATTTGCGCGTCCTGGTCACAGGCGATCGCCAGCACCTTCGCGCCTATCAAAACTTTTTGGACGATCACAGCGTCGCCCTTCAATGGCGGGATACGACCGAGGATATCGCGATCGTACTTCAGGAAAATATTGTGGATGCCGTGGTCCTGGATTTTTCCAGTCTCGATCTTGTTCACGGATGTCTGATCCGCAAGATTCGCCGCGCCTCGGAATCCCTGCCCATCCTGCTTCTGGCCGATAGCATAG from Oligoflexus sp. includes these protein-coding regions:
- a CDS encoding ABC transporter permease, encoding MLELRNVNKSYRMGDSVVYALRNVSVTVENGDFVAIMGPSGSGKSTLMHIMGLLDVPESGSYLVNGREVSQLDEDDLAVLRRKVLGFIFQQFNLLPRMTAAQNVALPLFYSEGKLTAEKAHEVLEAVGLGTRMEHRPNELSGGQQQRVAIARSMINKPLMVLADEPTGNLDSRSEKEIMALLRSMNEQGITVIMVTHEDEIGQQARRLIRMRDGEIQSDERLAPLPTVKNPPSLSEADTQGGSGLGHIWQHFVQGIKTLAANKVRTSLSMLGIMIGVAAVVAMLALGKGAQSAIENQLSSLGSNLLVLRSGASRGPGGAMSEAGAVTRFTVEDAELIQKRVPGVNVATANVNSRGQVTFGNKNWSTTLTGCSESYARMHAMVPDVGRFFTEEENQQRARVAVIGRTLVRELFGGQNPIGEMIKINRINFQVIGLLPEKGATGFQDQDDRILIPVETAMHRVMGKEYVDFIEIEVTNADQMDEVQDRTQELMYARKRVPPSRQEDAFTIRNMADIQNALSESTRIMTVLLSVIASISLLVGGIGIMNIMLVSVTERTREIGLRKAIGARRADILWQFLIESVVVSLVGGVAGIALAILITVTLSAVSGWNTTITPASVTLAFVFSAGVGILFGIYPARKAARLNPIDALRYE
- a CDS encoding OsmC family protein; the protein is MKVELNWKEGLAFDVKAGLNTVSMDAKAPLGRGKAPSPKELVAAGLAGCTAMDVMAFMRKHRQDVTSFSIATDIQTSDKDVHPAVFTAAKLNFFLEGNVDPAKAVEAVQLSQTKECGVSAMLVKAFPITWEVFVNGQSVGSGEARF
- a CDS encoding Hpt domain-containing protein, whose protein sequence is MEISEVFRDELNEEFSRLELILLSLEKKPEAALMEQAQRILHNMKGSSRVAGFEACGRVIHYLETLLLDKPLPLVLETILSGMDLSLSLAEPEAHPGEADRFIQKPLPLVPRKNEPLAPQAQTAAQRDTALRVTSSQKTGLVLPEHLRVLVTGDRQHLRAYQNFLDDHSVALQWRDTTEDIAIVLQENIVDAVVLDFSSLDLVHGCLIRKIRRASESLPILLLADSIAPCLLLQLSRQENISCFLRPLLTPQMFLQNLEKRIIKGRQAAMFSRALRAVWFLDPQQDPCMAKDARTLMHYQDKLRAVASSHQDWDFENHSHMDKRLTLSDVHGEIELVLHDLIHRIDQKTLPFSLVRLRHRHLLDCIQQHFLEENVILRDSNPCKKFLEQHVKHHDEAMQEFHSQRLMRDPDGIRFFCDSVTSFIRQHASFDETLEEYLLRDSA